Proteins found in one Aethina tumida isolate Nest 87 chromosome 1, icAetTumi1.1, whole genome shotgun sequence genomic segment:
- the LOC109608766 gene encoding uncharacterized protein LOC109608766 isoform X2 encodes MSCWDNFRTSLRNFGTRVGALFERKKKDVEAEAEAVGSKVEDVAQDTLKETGEILQQTKQDISDSAQKTKSSIDANLQRTGQAIDNKLHETGQAIGSAVKNVNQAAEAKKKELEKGAQDVGKSIDNKLKETGEAIDKSAKNAAAAAEAKKQELSKGVQDFGKSVDNKLRETGQAIDKSVKDASDAAEAKRKDLAQGVQNFGKSLDNKIHQTEDVISQKAKEAADAAEAKRREAAQGFRDLGSAVNQKAHDAANATVQGAQAVGQAVNQKAQDAGETIGKGLHNVGAAAEAQRQAAAQGLRNIGQNVNQGLHNIGDAAEAKRQAAGQGLYNLGQNINQGVHNAGEAISDSARSAAEAAEAKRQAAAQGLHNFGQNVNQGLHNIGDAAEAKRQAAAEGLHNFGSNINQGIHNVGSAVGDKAREAANAVEAQRQGAAQGLHNFGQNVNQGLNNFGAAIGDKTREAANAAEAQKQAAAQGLHNFGQNINQGIHSAGETLSESAQKAAEAAEAKRRAAAEGLHNLGSNINQGIHNAGVAISESAQRAAEAAEAKKRTAAEGLHNLGTNINQGIHNVGESLNQTAQSAAEAAEAKRKAAAEGLYNLGSNINQGIHSAGETLSESAQKAAEAAEAKRKAATEGLQNLGANINQGLHNASANINTGLHNAGAVIADKTREAANAAEAKRQAAAEGLHNLGQNINQGVHNVGETISDTARTAAEAAEAKRQAAAEGLHNLEANIGQGLRNANANISHGLHNVGATISDKTRAAADAAEAKRQAAAQGLQNVGQSINQSIHNAGEALSESAEAKKRAAAEGLHNLGSNINQGLHNVGSALSDKAREAANAAEAQKQAAAQGLHNFGQNVSQKAHDASQAVESQKAATGDKLKDAGDYLSKKSHDVSQSLLDAEQATENKLRETSQSIGSAIDSKLQEAGSFLSGATSSLLKGLDDTSKSAHEGIDEGKDFASGIFSKGLIHHK; translated from the exons CTAGCTTACGAAACTTTGGAACCAGAGTTGGAGCTCTCTTTGAAAGGAAAAAGAAAGATGTAGAAGCGGAAGCTGAAGCTGTCGGAAGTAAAGTTGAAGATGTTGCTCAAGACACTCTCAAAGAAACCGGAGAAATATTGCAACAAACAAAACAAGATATTT ctGACAGTGCCCAAAAAACGAAATCTTCAATTGACGCGAATCTGCAGAGAACTGGACAGGCAATCGATAACAAGTTACACGAAACTGGCCAAGCAATTGGATCAGCAGTAAAGAACGTTAACCAAGCAGCCGAAGCTAAAAAGAAAGAGTTGGAAAAAGGAGCTCAAGACGTTGGAAAATCTATTGACAACAAACTTAAGGAAACCGGAGAGGCTATCGACAAATCCGCCAAGAATGCAGCTGCTGCTGCCGAAGCCAAAAAACAGGAGCTCTCTAAAGGTGTACAGGACTTTGGCAAATCTGTCGACAACAAATTAAGAGAAACTGGCCAGGCTATCGACAAATCTGTGAAGGATGCATCTGACGCTGCTGAAGCCAAACGCAAAGATCTTGCTCAAGGTGTACAGAATTTCGGCAAGTCATTGGACAACAAAATTCATCAAACGGAAGATGTCATCAGTCAAAAGGCCAAAGAAGCCGCTGACGCCGCCGAAGCTAAACGCCGAGAAGCTGCTCAAGGATTTCGCGATTTAGGATCTGCAGTCAACCAGAAAGCCCACGATGCAGCTAACGCAACTGTTCAAGGAGCTCAAGCCGTTGGACAAGCTGTCAACCAAAAAGCTCAGGACGCTGGTGAAACTATTGGTAAAGGCCTTCACAATGTAGGCGCCGCCGCCGAAGCCCAAAGACAAGCCGCAGCTCAAGGATTGCGCAACATAGGGCAGAACGTCAACCAAGGTCTTCACAATATCGGTGATGCTGCTGAAGCCAAAAGACAAGCAGCTGGTCAAGGGTTGTACAATCTAGGACAAAATATCAATCAGGGTGTACATAACGCCGGAGAGGCAATAAGTGATTCAGCTCGTAGCGCTGCTGAAGCAGCTGAAGCAAAGAGACAAGCTGCCGCACAAGGCTTGCACAACTTTGGTCAGAATGTAAATCAGGGTCTACATAACATTGGAGATGCCGCGGAGGCCAAGAGACAAGCCGCCGCTGAGGGATTACATAATTTTGGATCCAACATTAATCAAGGTATTCACAACGTTGGTTCTGCAGTCGGTGACAAAGCACGCGAAGCTGCAAACGCTGTTGAAGCTCAAAGACAAGGTGCGGCCCAAGGTTTGCACAATTTTGGACAAAATGTTAATCAGGGTCTCAACAACTTTGGAGCTGCTATTGGCGACAAGACCCGTGAAGCCGCTAACGCCGCTGAGGCACAAAAACAAGCTGCTGCCCAGGGATTGCACAACTTTGGCCAAAATATCAATCAAGGAATCCATAGTGCTGGCGAAACTTTAAGCGAATCTGCACAAAAAGCTGCCGAAGCCGCAGAAGCTAAACGAAGGGCTGCTGCTGAAGGTTTGCACAATCTAGGTTCTAACATCAATCAAGGCATTCATAACGCAGGAGTCGCAATAAGTGAATCTGCCCAAAGAGCTGCAGAAGCCGCTGAAGCCAAGAAGAGAACCGCAGCTGAAGGTTTGCACAATTTGGGTACTAACATCAACCAGGGTATACATAATGTCGGTGAATCTTTGAACCAAACTGCTCAAAGTGCTGCAGAGGCAGCCGAAGCTAAAAGAAAGGCGGCAGCTGAaggtttatataatttaggttCAAATATTAACCAAGGAATTCATAGTGCAGGTGAAACGTTGAGCGAATCCGCTCAAAAAGCTGCCGAAGCCGCAGAAGCCAAAAGAAAGGCTGCTACTGAAGGATTACAAAATTTGGGTGCAAATATCAATCAAGGTTTGCACAATGCCAGCGCCAATATTAATACTGGTCTTCACAACGCAGGCGCTGTCATCGCTGACAAGACACGCGAAGCCGCCAATGCCGCTGAAGCTAAGAGACAAGCTGCCGCTGAAGGTTTACACAATTTGGGACAGAATATAAATCAAGGGGTTCATAATGTTGGAGAAACTATTAGCGACACAGCTCGCACTGCTGCAGAAGCAGCCGAAGCCAAACGTCAGGCTGCAGCTGAAGGTCTTCACAATTTAGAAGCCAACATCGGTCAAGGTCTTCGCAATGCAAACGCCAACATTAGCCATGGTCTTCATAACGTAGGGGCCACCATCAGTGACAAGACCCGCGCGGCTGCCGACGCCGCCGAAGCCAAGAGGCAAGCAGCCGCCCAAGGATTACAAAACGTTGGTCAATCCATCAATCAAAGCATTCACAATGCCGGAGAAGCATTGAGTGAGTCCGCTGAAGCTAAAAAACGTGCTGCTGCCGAAGGATTACACAACTTGGGTTCCAACATCAACCAAGGATTGCATAACGTGGGCTCCGCTCTCAGCGACAAAGCTCGTGAAGCTGCTAACGCTGCTGAGGCCCAGAAGCAAGCAGCCGCGCAAGGATTGCACAACTTCGGCCAAAACGTCAGCCAGAAAGCTCATGATGCTAGTCAAGCTGTTGAAA GTCAAAAAGCTGCAACTGGTG ATAAACTCAAAGATGCTGGTGATTACTTAAGCAAAAAATCGCACGATGTCAGCCAAAGCCTGTTGGATGCCGAACAAGCGACAGAGAACAAATTGAGGGAAACTAGTCAATCGATTGGAAGTGCGATCGATAGCAAACTTCAGGAAGCTGGTAGCTTCTTATCGGGTGCCACCTCTTCCCTACTTAAAGGTCTGGATGACACCAGCAAATCAGCGCATGAAGGCATCGATGAAGGAAAAGATTTCGCGTCTGGCATTTTCTCCAAAGGATTGATACACCATAAATAA
- the LOC109608766 gene encoding uncharacterized protein LOC109608766 isoform X3 yields MSFSFKSSLRNFGTRVGALFERKKKDVEAEAEAVGSKVEDVAQDTLKETGEILQQTKQDISDSAQKTKSSIDANLQRTGQAIDNKLHETGQAIGSAVKNVNQAAEAKKKELEKGAQDVGKSIDNKLKETGEAIDKSAKNAAAAAEAKKQELSKGVQDFGKSVDNKLRETGQAIDKSVKDASDAAEAKRKDLAQGVQNFGKSLDNKIHQTEDVISQKAKEAADAAEAKRREAAQGFRDLGSAVNQKAHDAANATVQGAQAVGQAVNQKAQDAGETIGKGLHNVGAAAEAQRQAAAQGLRNIGQNVNQGLHNIGDAAEAKRQAAGQGLYNLGQNINQGVHNAGEAISDSARSAAEAAEAKRQAAAQGLHNFGQNVNQGLHNIGDAAEAKRQAAAEGLHNFGSNINQGIHNVGSAVGDKAREAANAVEAQRQGAAQGLHNFGQNVNQGLNNFGAAIGDKTREAANAAEAQKQAAAQGLHNFGQNINQGIHSAGETLSESAQKAAEAAEAKRRAAAEGLHNLGSNINQGIHNAGVAISESAQRAAEAAEAKKRTAAEGLHNLGTNINQGIHNVGESLNQTAQSAAEAAEAKRKAAAEGLYNLGSNINQGIHSAGETLSESAQKAAEAAEAKRKAATEGLQNLGANINQGLHNASANINTGLHNAGAVIADKTREAANAAEAKRQAAAEGLHNLGQNINQGVHNVGETISDTARTAAEAAEAKRQAAAEGLHNLEANIGQGLRNANANISHGLHNVGATISDKTRAAADAAEAKRQAAAQGLQNVGQSINQSIHNAGEALSESAEAKKRAAAEGLHNLGSNINQGLHNVGSALSDKAREAANAAEAQKQAAAQGLHNFGQNVSQKAHDASQAVESQKAATGDKLKDAGDYLSKKSHDVSQSLLDAEQATENKLRETSQSIGSAIDSKLQEAGSFLSGATSSLLKGLDDTSKSAHEGIDEGKDFASGIFSKGLIHHK; encoded by the exons CTAGCTTACGAAACTTTGGAACCAGAGTTGGAGCTCTCTTTGAAAGGAAAAAGAAAGATGTAGAAGCGGAAGCTGAAGCTGTCGGAAGTAAAGTTGAAGATGTTGCTCAAGACACTCTCAAAGAAACCGGAGAAATATTGCAACAAACAAAACAAGATATTT ctGACAGTGCCCAAAAAACGAAATCTTCAATTGACGCGAATCTGCAGAGAACTGGACAGGCAATCGATAACAAGTTACACGAAACTGGCCAAGCAATTGGATCAGCAGTAAAGAACGTTAACCAAGCAGCCGAAGCTAAAAAGAAAGAGTTGGAAAAAGGAGCTCAAGACGTTGGAAAATCTATTGACAACAAACTTAAGGAAACCGGAGAGGCTATCGACAAATCCGCCAAGAATGCAGCTGCTGCTGCCGAAGCCAAAAAACAGGAGCTCTCTAAAGGTGTACAGGACTTTGGCAAATCTGTCGACAACAAATTAAGAGAAACTGGCCAGGCTATCGACAAATCTGTGAAGGATGCATCTGACGCTGCTGAAGCCAAACGCAAAGATCTTGCTCAAGGTGTACAGAATTTCGGCAAGTCATTGGACAACAAAATTCATCAAACGGAAGATGTCATCAGTCAAAAGGCCAAAGAAGCCGCTGACGCCGCCGAAGCTAAACGCCGAGAAGCTGCTCAAGGATTTCGCGATTTAGGATCTGCAGTCAACCAGAAAGCCCACGATGCAGCTAACGCAACTGTTCAAGGAGCTCAAGCCGTTGGACAAGCTGTCAACCAAAAAGCTCAGGACGCTGGTGAAACTATTGGTAAAGGCCTTCACAATGTAGGCGCCGCCGCCGAAGCCCAAAGACAAGCCGCAGCTCAAGGATTGCGCAACATAGGGCAGAACGTCAACCAAGGTCTTCACAATATCGGTGATGCTGCTGAAGCCAAAAGACAAGCAGCTGGTCAAGGGTTGTACAATCTAGGACAAAATATCAATCAGGGTGTACATAACGCCGGAGAGGCAATAAGTGATTCAGCTCGTAGCGCTGCTGAAGCAGCTGAAGCAAAGAGACAAGCTGCCGCACAAGGCTTGCACAACTTTGGTCAGAATGTAAATCAGGGTCTACATAACATTGGAGATGCCGCGGAGGCCAAGAGACAAGCCGCCGCTGAGGGATTACATAATTTTGGATCCAACATTAATCAAGGTATTCACAACGTTGGTTCTGCAGTCGGTGACAAAGCACGCGAAGCTGCAAACGCTGTTGAAGCTCAAAGACAAGGTGCGGCCCAAGGTTTGCACAATTTTGGACAAAATGTTAATCAGGGTCTCAACAACTTTGGAGCTGCTATTGGCGACAAGACCCGTGAAGCCGCTAACGCCGCTGAGGCACAAAAACAAGCTGCTGCCCAGGGATTGCACAACTTTGGCCAAAATATCAATCAAGGAATCCATAGTGCTGGCGAAACTTTAAGCGAATCTGCACAAAAAGCTGCCGAAGCCGCAGAAGCTAAACGAAGGGCTGCTGCTGAAGGTTTGCACAATCTAGGTTCTAACATCAATCAAGGCATTCATAACGCAGGAGTCGCAATAAGTGAATCTGCCCAAAGAGCTGCAGAAGCCGCTGAAGCCAAGAAGAGAACCGCAGCTGAAGGTTTGCACAATTTGGGTACTAACATCAACCAGGGTATACATAATGTCGGTGAATCTTTGAACCAAACTGCTCAAAGTGCTGCAGAGGCAGCCGAAGCTAAAAGAAAGGCGGCAGCTGAaggtttatataatttaggttCAAATATTAACCAAGGAATTCATAGTGCAGGTGAAACGTTGAGCGAATCCGCTCAAAAAGCTGCCGAAGCCGCAGAAGCCAAAAGAAAGGCTGCTACTGAAGGATTACAAAATTTGGGTGCAAATATCAATCAAGGTTTGCACAATGCCAGCGCCAATATTAATACTGGTCTTCACAACGCAGGCGCTGTCATCGCTGACAAGACACGCGAAGCCGCCAATGCCGCTGAAGCTAAGAGACAAGCTGCCGCTGAAGGTTTACACAATTTGGGACAGAATATAAATCAAGGGGTTCATAATGTTGGAGAAACTATTAGCGACACAGCTCGCACTGCTGCAGAAGCAGCCGAAGCCAAACGTCAGGCTGCAGCTGAAGGTCTTCACAATTTAGAAGCCAACATCGGTCAAGGTCTTCGCAATGCAAACGCCAACATTAGCCATGGTCTTCATAACGTAGGGGCCACCATCAGTGACAAGACCCGCGCGGCTGCCGACGCCGCCGAAGCCAAGAGGCAAGCAGCCGCCCAAGGATTACAAAACGTTGGTCAATCCATCAATCAAAGCATTCACAATGCCGGAGAAGCATTGAGTGAGTCCGCTGAAGCTAAAAAACGTGCTGCTGCCGAAGGATTACACAACTTGGGTTCCAACATCAACCAAGGATTGCATAACGTGGGCTCCGCTCTCAGCGACAAAGCTCGTGAAGCTGCTAACGCTGCTGAGGCCCAGAAGCAAGCAGCCGCGCAAGGATTGCACAACTTCGGCCAAAACGTCAGCCAGAAAGCTCATGATGCTAGTCAAGCTGTTGAAA GTCAAAAAGCTGCAACTGGTG ATAAACTCAAAGATGCTGGTGATTACTTAAGCAAAAAATCGCACGATGTCAGCCAAAGCCTGTTGGATGCCGAACAAGCGACAGAGAACAAATTGAGGGAAACTAGTCAATCGATTGGAAGTGCGATCGATAGCAAACTTCAGGAAGCTGGTAGCTTCTTATCGGGTGCCACCTCTTCCCTACTTAAAGGTCTGGATGACACCAGCAAATCAGCGCATGAAGGCATCGATGAAGGAAAAGATTTCGCGTCTGGCATTTTCTCCAAAGGATTGATACACCATAAATAA
- the LOC109608766 gene encoding uncharacterized protein LOC109608766 isoform X1 — protein MSWWTSFTTSLRNFGTRVGALFERKKKDVEAEAEAVGSKVEDVAQDTLKETGEILQQTKQDISDSAQKTKSSIDANLQRTGQAIDNKLHETGQAIGSAVKNVNQAAEAKKKELEKGAQDVGKSIDNKLKETGEAIDKSAKNAAAAAEAKKQELSKGVQDFGKSVDNKLRETGQAIDKSVKDASDAAEAKRKDLAQGVQNFGKSLDNKIHQTEDVISQKAKEAADAAEAKRREAAQGFRDLGSAVNQKAHDAANATVQGAQAVGQAVNQKAQDAGETIGKGLHNVGAAAEAQRQAAAQGLRNIGQNVNQGLHNIGDAAEAKRQAAGQGLYNLGQNINQGVHNAGEAISDSARSAAEAAEAKRQAAAQGLHNFGQNVNQGLHNIGDAAEAKRQAAAEGLHNFGSNINQGIHNVGSAVGDKAREAANAVEAQRQGAAQGLHNFGQNVNQGLNNFGAAIGDKTREAANAAEAQKQAAAQGLHNFGQNINQGIHSAGETLSESAQKAAEAAEAKRRAAAEGLHNLGSNINQGIHNAGVAISESAQRAAEAAEAKKRTAAEGLHNLGTNINQGIHNVGESLNQTAQSAAEAAEAKRKAAAEGLYNLGSNINQGIHSAGETLSESAQKAAEAAEAKRKAATEGLQNLGANINQGLHNASANINTGLHNAGAVIADKTREAANAAEAKRQAAAEGLHNLGQNINQGVHNVGETISDTARTAAEAAEAKRQAAAEGLHNLEANIGQGLRNANANISHGLHNVGATISDKTRAAADAAEAKRQAAAQGLQNVGQSINQSIHNAGEALSESAEAKKRAAAEGLHNLGSNINQGLHNVGSALSDKAREAANAAEAQKQAAAQGLHNFGQNVSQKAHDASQAVESQKAATGDKLKDAGDYLSKKSHDVSQSLLDAEQATENKLRETSQSIGSAIDSKLQEAGSFLSGATSSLLKGLDDTSKSAHEGIDEGKDFASGIFSKGLIHHK, from the exons CTAGCTTACGAAACTTTGGAACCAGAGTTGGAGCTCTCTTTGAAAGGAAAAAGAAAGATGTAGAAGCGGAAGCTGAAGCTGTCGGAAGTAAAGTTGAAGATGTTGCTCAAGACACTCTCAAAGAAACCGGAGAAATATTGCAACAAACAAAACAAGATATTT ctGACAGTGCCCAAAAAACGAAATCTTCAATTGACGCGAATCTGCAGAGAACTGGACAGGCAATCGATAACAAGTTACACGAAACTGGCCAAGCAATTGGATCAGCAGTAAAGAACGTTAACCAAGCAGCCGAAGCTAAAAAGAAAGAGTTGGAAAAAGGAGCTCAAGACGTTGGAAAATCTATTGACAACAAACTTAAGGAAACCGGAGAGGCTATCGACAAATCCGCCAAGAATGCAGCTGCTGCTGCCGAAGCCAAAAAACAGGAGCTCTCTAAAGGTGTACAGGACTTTGGCAAATCTGTCGACAACAAATTAAGAGAAACTGGCCAGGCTATCGACAAATCTGTGAAGGATGCATCTGACGCTGCTGAAGCCAAACGCAAAGATCTTGCTCAAGGTGTACAGAATTTCGGCAAGTCATTGGACAACAAAATTCATCAAACGGAAGATGTCATCAGTCAAAAGGCCAAAGAAGCCGCTGACGCCGCCGAAGCTAAACGCCGAGAAGCTGCTCAAGGATTTCGCGATTTAGGATCTGCAGTCAACCAGAAAGCCCACGATGCAGCTAACGCAACTGTTCAAGGAGCTCAAGCCGTTGGACAAGCTGTCAACCAAAAAGCTCAGGACGCTGGTGAAACTATTGGTAAAGGCCTTCACAATGTAGGCGCCGCCGCCGAAGCCCAAAGACAAGCCGCAGCTCAAGGATTGCGCAACATAGGGCAGAACGTCAACCAAGGTCTTCACAATATCGGTGATGCTGCTGAAGCCAAAAGACAAGCAGCTGGTCAAGGGTTGTACAATCTAGGACAAAATATCAATCAGGGTGTACATAACGCCGGAGAGGCAATAAGTGATTCAGCTCGTAGCGCTGCTGAAGCAGCTGAAGCAAAGAGACAAGCTGCCGCACAAGGCTTGCACAACTTTGGTCAGAATGTAAATCAGGGTCTACATAACATTGGAGATGCCGCGGAGGCCAAGAGACAAGCCGCCGCTGAGGGATTACATAATTTTGGATCCAACATTAATCAAGGTATTCACAACGTTGGTTCTGCAGTCGGTGACAAAGCACGCGAAGCTGCAAACGCTGTTGAAGCTCAAAGACAAGGTGCGGCCCAAGGTTTGCACAATTTTGGACAAAATGTTAATCAGGGTCTCAACAACTTTGGAGCTGCTATTGGCGACAAGACCCGTGAAGCCGCTAACGCCGCTGAGGCACAAAAACAAGCTGCTGCCCAGGGATTGCACAACTTTGGCCAAAATATCAATCAAGGAATCCATAGTGCTGGCGAAACTTTAAGCGAATCTGCACAAAAAGCTGCCGAAGCCGCAGAAGCTAAACGAAGGGCTGCTGCTGAAGGTTTGCACAATCTAGGTTCTAACATCAATCAAGGCATTCATAACGCAGGAGTCGCAATAAGTGAATCTGCCCAAAGAGCTGCAGAAGCCGCTGAAGCCAAGAAGAGAACCGCAGCTGAAGGTTTGCACAATTTGGGTACTAACATCAACCAGGGTATACATAATGTCGGTGAATCTTTGAACCAAACTGCTCAAAGTGCTGCAGAGGCAGCCGAAGCTAAAAGAAAGGCGGCAGCTGAaggtttatataatttaggttCAAATATTAACCAAGGAATTCATAGTGCAGGTGAAACGTTGAGCGAATCCGCTCAAAAAGCTGCCGAAGCCGCAGAAGCCAAAAGAAAGGCTGCTACTGAAGGATTACAAAATTTGGGTGCAAATATCAATCAAGGTTTGCACAATGCCAGCGCCAATATTAATACTGGTCTTCACAACGCAGGCGCTGTCATCGCTGACAAGACACGCGAAGCCGCCAATGCCGCTGAAGCTAAGAGACAAGCTGCCGCTGAAGGTTTACACAATTTGGGACAGAATATAAATCAAGGGGTTCATAATGTTGGAGAAACTATTAGCGACACAGCTCGCACTGCTGCAGAAGCAGCCGAAGCCAAACGTCAGGCTGCAGCTGAAGGTCTTCACAATTTAGAAGCCAACATCGGTCAAGGTCTTCGCAATGCAAACGCCAACATTAGCCATGGTCTTCATAACGTAGGGGCCACCATCAGTGACAAGACCCGCGCGGCTGCCGACGCCGCCGAAGCCAAGAGGCAAGCAGCCGCCCAAGGATTACAAAACGTTGGTCAATCCATCAATCAAAGCATTCACAATGCCGGAGAAGCATTGAGTGAGTCCGCTGAAGCTAAAAAACGTGCTGCTGCCGAAGGATTACACAACTTGGGTTCCAACATCAACCAAGGATTGCATAACGTGGGCTCCGCTCTCAGCGACAAAGCTCGTGAAGCTGCTAACGCTGCTGAGGCCCAGAAGCAAGCAGCCGCGCAAGGATTGCACAACTTCGGCCAAAACGTCAGCCAGAAAGCTCATGATGCTAGTCAAGCTGTTGAAA GTCAAAAAGCTGCAACTGGTG ATAAACTCAAAGATGCTGGTGATTACTTAAGCAAAAAATCGCACGATGTCAGCCAAAGCCTGTTGGATGCCGAACAAGCGACAGAGAACAAATTGAGGGAAACTAGTCAATCGATTGGAAGTGCGATCGATAGCAAACTTCAGGAAGCTGGTAGCTTCTTATCGGGTGCCACCTCTTCCCTACTTAAAGGTCTGGATGACACCAGCAAATCAGCGCATGAAGGCATCGATGAAGGAAAAGATTTCGCGTCTGGCATTTTCTCCAAAGGATTGATACACCATAAATAA